The Sandaracinaceae bacterium genome contains a region encoding:
- a CDS encoding FadR family transcriptional regulator, producing MTETSPDRSPSAIEHSLTLDILRGRYAAGSRLPTVRELAEQHGVNPTTIQRAVSRLETRGLVTARQGSGLRVNDPAECGDISLVPQWLEVTLDQPTRAAGILADLLEMRRALAGRLLLRHRVAILARLPALQQAAQRVRRAQGDPDAVRDADLAFSRELLRAAGNVVALSVFNTVARVLVELPLVSAAMYAAPEENVASMAQVLGALAGGGEDAGAVIEGAIAAIDARTVARFEASLQARRGEAGPAAAQGLSVGVRA from the coding sequence GTGACCGAGACCAGCCCCGACCGCTCCCCGAGCGCCATCGAACACAGCCTGACGCTGGACATCCTGCGCGGGCGCTACGCCGCCGGCAGCCGCCTGCCGACGGTGCGCGAGCTGGCCGAGCAGCACGGCGTGAACCCGACCACCATCCAGCGCGCCGTCTCGCGGCTGGAGACACGCGGTCTGGTGACCGCCCGGCAGGGCAGCGGGCTGCGCGTGAACGACCCGGCCGAGTGCGGGGACATCTCGCTCGTGCCGCAGTGGCTGGAGGTGACGCTGGACCAGCCCACGCGAGCGGCGGGCATCCTCGCGGACCTGCTCGAGATGAGGCGGGCGCTCGCGGGTCGGCTCCTGCTGCGTCACCGCGTCGCCATCCTCGCGCGCCTCCCCGCCCTGCAGCAGGCCGCGCAGCGCGTGCGGCGCGCGCAGGGTGACCCGGACGCCGTGCGCGACGCGGACCTCGCGTTCTCCCGCGAGCTGCTGCGCGCGGCCGGCAACGTGGTCGCGCTGAGCGTGTTCAACACCGTCGCGCGCGTGCTGGTCGAGCTGCCCCTGGTGAGCGCCGCGATGTACGCGGCCCCCGAAGAGAACGTGGCGTCCATGGCGCAGGTGCTCGGGGCGCTCGCGGGTGGAGGCGAGGACGCGGGCGCGGTGATCGAGGGCGCCATCGCCGCCATCGACGCGCGCACCGTGGCCCGCTTCGAGGCGTCGCTGCAGGCGCGCCGCGGCGAGGCCGGGCCCGCGGCCGCTCAGGGCCTATCCGTAGGGGTGCGCGCGTGA
- a CDS encoding GMC family oxidoreductase: protein MSPPSPSAARLDGRALHRAHTLRTDVVVVGSGPAGAAVARELARAGVRVVVVEAGRWFAPEEFVRPAFQSMAAQYRDMGASVVVGPAPMPFVQGKMVGGSSPINGAICWRTPRDVYDEWVTADPRLADALPWTELDATTDVLEARLNVRPTDPAVAGAKNLLLARGAEALGLEHRPIRRNVQGCEGLGRCMQGCPNARKLSVDATLLADAQAGGAEVLSSCEVTRILTTRGRATGVLAESAGGAEVRVLAERAVVLAASAVQTPGLLLANRITHGPVGRHFQCHPGVSMAGRFPEPVRMWEGATQGHEVIGLRHEGLKFEALGFDLGVMAGRLDGVGRALAREVDDIAHQLDWGAAVRAEAEGRVRLLRGNPRVFYTPTKRDVAKFRRGLRVMGEMMLAAGADHVSLGVRGFLPRTSRLADLVALEQDGPTRASAYTSAITHMFGTCRMGSDPARSVVRTDFRHHTVDRLYVADSSVFPSSLGVNPQIPIMAVATLAARRVLNP, encoded by the coding sequence GTGAGCCCACCCAGCCCGAGCGCCGCGCGCCTGGACGGTCGCGCCCTGCACCGCGCACACACGCTGCGCACCGACGTGGTGGTCGTGGGCAGCGGGCCCGCCGGGGCGGCCGTGGCGCGCGAGCTGGCGCGGGCCGGGGTACGCGTGGTGGTCGTCGAGGCCGGCCGCTGGTTCGCGCCCGAGGAGTTCGTGCGGCCCGCGTTCCAGAGCATGGCCGCGCAGTACCGCGACATGGGCGCCTCCGTCGTGGTCGGCCCGGCGCCCATGCCGTTCGTGCAGGGCAAGATGGTGGGCGGCAGCTCGCCCATCAACGGCGCCATCTGCTGGCGCACCCCGCGCGACGTGTACGACGAGTGGGTCACCGCCGACCCACGCCTGGCCGACGCGCTGCCCTGGACGGAGCTCGACGCCACCACCGATGTGCTGGAGGCGCGCCTGAACGTGCGCCCGACCGACCCAGCCGTCGCCGGCGCCAAGAACCTGTTGCTGGCGCGCGGCGCGGAGGCGCTGGGCCTCGAGCACCGGCCCATCCGCCGCAACGTGCAGGGCTGTGAGGGCCTCGGCCGCTGCATGCAGGGGTGCCCCAACGCGCGCAAGCTCAGCGTGGACGCGACGCTGCTGGCCGACGCGCAGGCGGGCGGTGCCGAGGTGCTCAGCTCGTGCGAGGTGACCCGCATCCTGACGACGCGCGGGCGCGCCACCGGCGTGCTGGCCGAGAGCGCGGGCGGCGCCGAGGTGCGCGTGCTGGCCGAGCGCGCCGTGGTGCTGGCGGCGAGCGCGGTGCAGACGCCCGGCCTGCTGCTGGCCAACCGCATCACCCACGGCCCCGTCGGGCGCCACTTTCAGTGCCACCCCGGCGTGAGCATGGCGGGGCGCTTCCCCGAGCCCGTGCGCATGTGGGAGGGCGCGACGCAGGGGCACGAGGTGATCGGCCTGCGTCATGAAGGGCTCAAGTTCGAGGCGCTGGGCTTCGACCTGGGCGTGATGGCCGGGCGCCTGGACGGCGTGGGGCGCGCGCTCGCACGCGAGGTGGACGACATCGCGCACCAGCTGGACTGGGGCGCCGCCGTGCGCGCCGAAGCGGAGGGGCGCGTCCGTTTGCTGCGCGGCAACCCACGCGTGTTCTACACGCCGACGAAGCGCGACGTGGCCAAGTTCCGGCGCGGGCTGCGCGTGATGGGCGAGATGATGCTCGCGGCGGGCGCGGATCACGTCTCGCTCGGCGTGCGCGGCTTCCTCCCCCGCACCTCGCGCCTGGCCGACCTGGTGGCGCTCGAGCAGGACGGACCGACGCGCGCCTCCGCGTACACCAGCGCCATCACCCACATGTTCGGCACCTGCCGCATGGGCAGCGACCCCGCGCGCAGCGTGGTGCGCACCGACTTCCGCCACCACACCGTCGACCGGCTGTACGTGGCCGACTCCAGCGTGTTCCCCAGCAGCCTGGGCGTGAACCCGCAGATCCCCATCATGGCCGTGGCCACCCTGGCCGCGCGCCGCGTGCTGAACCCCTGA